The Anaerolineae bacterium genome segment GGCGAGGCATTTTTATGAGAAAACCTTGATTTCCAGTTTATGTACAACAGCCTTTTCCCGGTCCGGGAACGAATTTCATCTAAAACAGGACGTAATCGATCAACCCTCTTTGGATCGGGCGATATAGAAGGCAACGAGAGCTTGTCTTTCAACTCTGCCATGCCGAATTCTTGCAAATAAAGGTCCTTCATGGATGTATTTTTTGTCTGCTTCTGGTTTAAGTGGGTAAGATTTATTATAATATCAAACCGGCGCAATTCCTTCAGAGTCACATGATTTGTTCGAATTTCATAAATATAAGGAACATCTGGATAGGGAAAATTTTTAATCCAGCTACCGGCAAGTGTTATTTTGGGCCGTTCGCCGGTCTTTGTTATTTCCTCATATAATAATCTAAAAGCCGGCTGTACAAGGATCGTGTCTCCCCATCCATTGAACGTCATAATAAGAACATTTTTTCCATGCAGGTCCTGGCTTCCATCAAACAATTCCGGCATATAGAATCCATCAGCGAGATTAAGCTGTCCGGCAATCTTAAGTTTTTCACTTCCCGATTGATTCCGGATTAATTGGGCTGAAGAAACCGGAAGTATGAGAATGCTGCCGGGGTCGGCAAAAGCGCTATT includes the following:
- a CDS encoding glycosyltransferase family 9 protein codes for the protein MKIEYPGLCFVKSIHPFVVNVDGVGITVPACLNSAFADPGSILILPVSSAQLIRNQSGSEKLKIAGQLNLADGFYMPELFDGSQDLHGKNVLIMTFNGWGDTILVQPAFRLLYEEITKTGERPKITLAGSWIKNFPYPDVPYIYEIRTNHVTLKELRRFDIIINLTHLNQKQTKNTSMKDLYLQEFGMAELKDKLSLPSISPDPKRVDRLRPVLDEIRSRTGKRLLYINWKSRFSHKNASPELAFEISQRLADQYHAVFFKDRFVADVMEQEVRAYKAQVQNLSHLITDFHDTVAAISLIDAIISVDTGIVHAAGALGIPGVALFGPFPPETHISDYPSIIGVRSDYQGAKCKGPCEETHRGCMEIGFAPDRISPCFQAIGADEIIEAFASTNK